From a region of the Mytilus galloprovincialis chromosome 3, xbMytGall1.hap1.1, whole genome shotgun sequence genome:
- the LOC143069826 gene encoding vitelline membrane outer layer protein 1-like, translating to MGYNMKWRRYCTQQHSAKSGSAAGQYGGYIVSGQGTWGGRVGETLCENSETQKFLTSFALQVENRQGGSDDTAANFSKFKCQDVDVEPEYDLAHPPGHGEWGSYGTWSQSCLLSSAICGIQTKSRSSSRFFGDDTAPNDVKFYCCSE from the exons ATGGGATACAATATGAAG TGGCGACGATACTGCACTCAACAGCATTCTGCTAAAAGTGGATCAGCAGCTGGTCAGTATGGTGGATATATTGTTTCCGGTCAAGGTACATGGGGAGGAAGGGTAGGAGAAACATTATGTGAAAACTCTGAAACTCAAAAGTTCTTGACATCGTTTGCTCTACAAGTAGAAAATAGACAG GGAGGGAGCGATGACACAGCAGCAAATTTCTCAAAATTCAAATGCCAAGATGTGGATGTAGAGCCTGAATATGACCTTGCACATCCACCAGGACACGGAGAATGGGGATCCTATGGAACCTGGAGTCAGAGTTGTCTTCTAAGTTCAGCTATTTGTGGGATACAAACTAAGAGTAGAAGCTCCTCAAGGTTTTTCGGTGACGATACTGCGCCGAATGACGTCAAGTTCTATTGTTGTtctgaataa